The Bacteroidales bacterium genome contains a region encoding:
- a CDS encoding family 20 glycosylhydrolase yields the protein MKSFNRFLIFCFLFLITGNLFSQEKIQSFNLMPVPEKVLMKTGTFRVDTNFTIAITGNPDKRIYPAATRMLQRLGKRTTIVFKQGYLNASTNAAKSTFTIQCDAPGKVEMNMNESYELNVSADFILLKSPTDIGALRGLETLLQFLSSDEKGYYFPCVEINDKPRFPWRGLLIDVCRHFYPVDMIKRNLDAMAAVKMNVLHFHLSEDQGFRIECKTFPKLHELGSNGLYYTQEQVKDVIQYADARGIRVVPEFDMPGHTSSWFVGYPQLASLPGPYKIGTTFGAFDASIDPTKNYTYKFLSSFIEEMSKLFPDEYFHIGGDENNGKNWDSSATVQAFMKKKGIKTNDELQKYFNKNILKIITKCGKKMMGWDEIFVPGLPNDIVIQSWRGLAYTKNAANKGYQTILSSGYYIDLSQTTESHYLNDPLPDTMKIDESAKKYILGGEATMWSELTTDETVDSRIWPRTAAIAERLWSPSSVKNVDDMYRRIDILSIELEELGITHIKNRDMMMRRMVGSDSIEVLKTFIGALTPLKGYKRHSVGRTYTTTTPLSRIVDIAIPDEPVARRFNQWVKQYLETNDDSLKTMITKQLGIWKNNHVKMIELIKKVPALKEVDSVSYNISVVAEIGFECMKYFEGKQKPDENWIKQQSDILKEIKKPKAEVDIAIIPSIEKMLEALKKK from the coding sequence ATGAAATCTTTTAATCGTTTTCTGATTTTCTGTTTTTTATTTTTAATTACCGGAAATTTATTTTCACAGGAAAAAATTCAATCGTTCAACCTGATGCCTGTTCCTGAAAAGGTTTTGATGAAAACAGGAACTTTCAGAGTTGATACAAATTTTACTATTGCTATAACCGGAAATCCCGATAAAAGAATTTATCCTGCTGCAACACGCATGCTGCAACGACTTGGAAAAAGAACAACCATAGTTTTCAAACAAGGTTATCTGAATGCTTCGACAAATGCGGCAAAATCAACATTCACCATTCAGTGTGATGCGCCGGGAAAAGTAGAAATGAATATGAATGAATCGTATGAATTAAATGTTTCTGCTGATTTTATTCTTTTGAAATCGCCTACGGATATTGGTGCTTTACGTGGATTGGAAACATTGCTTCAATTTTTATCAAGCGATGAAAAAGGATATTATTTTCCTTGTGTTGAAATAAATGATAAGCCTCGTTTTCCGTGGCGTGGCTTGTTGATTGATGTGTGCCGTCATTTCTATCCGGTTGATATGATAAAAAGAAATCTCGATGCCATGGCTGCCGTAAAAATGAATGTGTTGCATTTTCATTTAAGCGAAGATCAGGGTTTCCGCATTGAATGTAAAACTTTTCCGAAGCTTCATGAATTAGGTTCAAATGGTTTATATTATACGCAGGAGCAGGTTAAAGATGTCATACAATATGCCGATGCACGCGGCATTCGTGTGGTTCCTGAATTCGATATGCCAGGCCATACTTCATCATGGTTTGTCGGATATCCGCAATTGGCAAGTCTTCCGGGGCCATATAAGATTGGAACAACTTTCGGGGCTTTTGATGCAAGCATTGACCCTACAAAAAATTATACTTATAAATTCCTTTCTTCATTTATTGAAGAAATGTCAAAGCTTTTTCCTGATGAATATTTTCATATAGGTGGTGATGAAAACAACGGTAAAAACTGGGATAGCAGCGCAACTGTTCAGGCTTTTATGAAAAAGAAAGGAATAAAAACCAATGATGAACTTCAAAAATATTTCAATAAGAATATTTTAAAAATCATCACCAAATGCGGAAAGAAAATGATGGGATGGGATGAGATATTTGTTCCGGGTTTGCCGAATGATATTGTAATTCAGTCGTGGCGGGGGTTAGCTTATACAAAGAATGCTGCAAATAAAGGCTATCAAACAATTTTATCAAGTGGTTATTATATTGATTTATCGCAAACAACCGAAAGTCATTATTTGAACGATCCTTTGCCCGATACCATGAAAATAGATGAAAGCGCTAAGAAATATATTCTTGGTGGTGAAGCAACCATGTGGAGTGAATTAACAACCGATGAGACCGTTGATTCACGCATCTGGCCTCGTACTGCGGCAATTGCTGAAAGACTCTGGTCGCCATCATCTGTAAAAAATGTTGATGATATGTACAGAAGGATTGATATTCTTAGTATTGAGCTTGAAGAACTCGGAATTACGCATATCAAAAACCGTGATATGATGATGCGCCGGATGGTTGGCAGCGATAGCATTGAAGTGTTGAAAACCTTTATTGGCGCGTTAACTCCGTTGAAAGGATATAAGCGTCATTCTGTTGGCAGAACTTATACAACAACAACTCCGCTGTCAAGAATTGTTGATATTGCCATTCCAGATGAACCGGTTGCGAGACGTTTTAATCAATGGGTAAAACAATATTTGGAAACGAATGATGATTCGCTGAAAACCATGATAACAAAGCAACTTGGCATCTGGAAAAACAATCATGTAAAAATGATTGAGCTGATAAAAAAAGTTCCGGCATTAAAAGAAGTTGATTCGGTATCATATAATATTTCGGTTGTTGCAGAAATTGGATTTGAATGTATGAAATATTTCGAAGGCAAGCAAAAGCCTGATGAAAACTGGATAAAACAGCAATCAGATATTTTAAAAGAAATAAAAAAACCAAAAGCTGAAGTTGATATTGCCATTATTCCTTCAATTGAAAAAATGCTGGAGGCTTTAAAAAAGAAGTAA
- a CDS encoding ROK family protein, with the protein MKKEIAIGIDIGGTNTEYGFVDNKGKFYFKKNIRTDETDDVESYLDILCAKLKQTIIDINGGYEIKGIGVGAPNGNFFTGKIEFAPNLKWKGVIPLVKLIEERMQIPTVLTNDANAAAYGEMIYGAAKGMKDFIVITLGTGLGSGIVVNGQMVYGHDGFAGELGHTVVYPDGRQCGCGKKGCLETYASATGIVRTMLEMLDNRQEESVLRNIEKTKLTSKDIFLAAKEGDKLALEAFDITGRYLGIKLADAVAFSSPEAIILFGGLARAGEYIFNPAKKYMEEFLLPIFKNKVALLPSGLDKDNAAVLGAAAMVWKHIVK; encoded by the coding sequence ATGAAGAAGGAAATTGCAATTGGGATTGATATTGGCGGGACGAATACCGAATACGGATTTGTTGACAATAAAGGAAAATTTTATTTCAAAAAAAATATTCGTACCGATGAAACAGATGATGTGGAGTCGTACCTGGATATTTTGTGCGCAAAGCTGAAACAAACCATTATTGATATCAACGGAGGCTATGAAATTAAAGGGATTGGAGTAGGTGCACCTAACGGAAATTTTTTTACAGGTAAAATAGAATTTGCTCCCAACCTGAAGTGGAAAGGTGTTATCCCGTTAGTGAAACTGATTGAAGAAAGAATGCAGATACCTACCGTGCTTACCAATGATGCCAATGCTGCGGCTTATGGTGAAATGATTTATGGTGCTGCAAAAGGGATGAAAGATTTTATTGTAATTACTTTGGGAACAGGCTTGGGTAGTGGTATTGTGGTCAACGGGCAAATGGTTTATGGTCATGATGGATTTGCAGGCGAATTAGGCCACACTGTTGTGTATCCTGATGGAAGGCAATGCGGATGTGGAAAAAAAGGATGTTTGGAAACGTATGCTTCGGCAACAGGAATTGTTCGTACAATGCTTGAAATGCTTGATAACAGGCAGGAAGAAAGTGTTCTTCGAAATATTGAGAAAACAAAATTAACATCAAAAGATATTTTTCTTGCTGCGAAAGAAGGCGATAAACTTGCCCTTGAAGCATTTGATATTACAGGAAGATATTTGGGAATCAAATTAGCTGATGCAGTTGCATTTTCAAGTCCGGAAGCAATTATTTTATTTGGCGGACTGGCACGTGCGGGAGAATATATTTTTAATCCTGCCAAAAAGTATATGGAAGAATTCTTATTACCAATTTTTAAAAATAAAGTTGCTCTTTTACCTTCAGGTCTTGATAAAGATAATGCCGCAGTTCTGGGAGCGGCTGCTATGGTGTGGAAACACATTGTTAAGTAA
- a CDS encoding IS5 family transposase, whose amino-acid sequence MQEKMAKAQKSRASKHPYVSPTQMTIEGFESPFLQSLDMRNRWVILAHQIPWDLLVSTYQAQMNNSQTGADGINPRVAIGAMILKHMCNMSDRETVLQIQENMYMQYFIGYSSFSTEEPFDPSLFVEFRKRMGIEQINSINEKILGLSKSDSSKDTDNTNDPEHYDCDNTKDEEPLHHETSITEKAITHKGKLITDATACPQNIAYPTDLNLLNDAREKSEELIDELYSQKLHEKKPRTYRKIARKNYLRTAQKKVKSKREIHNAIKKQLSYLRRNLKSINKLLDAYTEIPLDPRQHKYLFVINTLYEQQQKMFEEKTHSIEHRIVSIHQPHVRPIVRGKTNANVEFGAKINVSLMNGFAFLDDLSWDAFNEGTRLMASVEKYKKLFGYYPEEVLVDKIYCNRSNRAALKLLGIKLRAKPLGRPTAVDVEHVRPGERNPIEGKFGQAKTAYGMNLIKARLQQTSESWIATIVLVLNLIKFIGQSAYCQIFSVITYSAILMKLAMSLIKKKISIRLYYFNLKYALT is encoded by the coding sequence AAATGCAAGAAAAAATGGCAAAAGCACAAAAAAGCCGTGCATCAAAACATCCATATGTAAGTCCAACACAGATGACAATCGAAGGCTTCGAGAGTCCATTTTTGCAATCATTGGATATGCGTAATCGATGGGTCATATTGGCACATCAAATACCATGGGATTTGTTAGTGAGCACATACCAAGCTCAAATGAACAATAGTCAGACAGGTGCTGACGGTATCAATCCGCGAGTAGCGATTGGCGCAATGATCCTGAAACATATGTGTAATATGAGCGATAGGGAAACCGTGTTGCAAATACAAGAGAACATGTATATGCAATACTTCATAGGTTACAGCAGTTTCAGTACAGAAGAACCTTTCGATCCCTCATTGTTTGTTGAATTCAGAAAGCGCATGGGCATTGAACAAATAAATTCAATCAACGAGAAAATACTCGGTTTATCAAAAAGTGATTCATCGAAAGATACGGATAACACTAATGATCCCGAACATTATGATTGTGATAACACAAAAGATGAAGAACCATTGCATCATGAAACATCGATAACAGAAAAAGCAATAACACACAAAGGCAAACTGATAACAGATGCCACGGCATGCCCGCAAAACATAGCATATCCAACAGATTTAAATTTATTAAATGATGCCAGAGAAAAATCAGAAGAGTTAATAGATGAATTGTATTCACAAAAACTTCATGAAAAGAAGCCCCGAACATACAGAAAAATTGCACGAAAGAATTATCTGAGAACCGCACAGAAAAAGGTTAAATCAAAAAGAGAAATACACAATGCCATAAAAAAACAATTGAGTTATTTGAGAAGAAACCTGAAAAGCATAAACAAACTTTTAGACGCATACACTGAAATACCGTTGGATCCAAGACAACACAAATACCTTTTTGTAATCAACACGCTGTATGAACAGCAACAAAAGATGTTTGAAGAAAAGACACACAGCATAGAACATCGCATTGTAAGCATACATCAGCCACATGTTCGTCCAATAGTGCGAGGCAAAACGAATGCAAATGTTGAATTTGGAGCAAAAATAAATGTATCGCTCATGAATGGCTTTGCTTTTCTGGATGATTTATCATGGGATGCATTTAATGAAGGCACTCGACTAATGGCTTCAGTAGAGAAATACAAAAAACTATTTGGATATTATCCCGAAGAAGTTCTGGTCGATAAGATATACTGTAATCGGTCTAACAGAGCAGCACTCAAGCTTCTCGGGATAAAGCTTAGGGCAAAGCCTTTAGGCAGACCAACGGCTGTGGATGTGGAACACGTAAGACCGGGCGAAAGAAATCCAATAGAAGGCAAGTTTGGTCAAGCAAAAACAGCTTATGGTATGAATCTTATCAAAGCAAGACTTCAACAAACCAGCGAATCGTGGATAGCCACAATAGTTTTGGTACTCAACCTGATTAAATTTATCGGGCAGAGTGCCTATTGTCAAATATTTTCTGTGATTACTTATTCAGCAATATTGATGAAGTTGGCTATGTCCTTAATAAAAAAGAAAATATCAATAAGGCTGTACTATTTTAATCTAAAATATGCCTTGACTTAA
- a CDS encoding GH92 family glycosyl hydrolase, with translation MKKNILTTILFCISISVFSQQKDYTTLVNPFIGTGGHGHTYPGATMPFGMVQLSPDTRLTGWDGCSAYHYSDSVIYGFSHTHLNGTGCSDYGDVLLMPMNDNYSFNNENYSCSFSHKNEFASPGYYKVKLDNGIDVELTASNRVGFHRYIYPSNKNPYVILDLKHRDEVLESYIEVVNDTIIKGYRRSKAWAADQRLYFVIQFSKPIKEFGIALNDTLQKNLKKVEGKNVKAYFSFNKKDKNILFVKVGISAVSTDGAYKNLKAEIPGWNFEKIKELAKNEWNKELGKVEVEGGTKDQQIVFYSAMYHAFINPNLYMDVDGQYLGTDFKIHKAEGFDNYTVFSLWDTYRAAHPLYTIIDQKRTNDFINTFINEYKNGGLLPMWELSANETFCMIGYHSIPVIADAYIKGIKNYDTLEAFKAMRSSADADRLGLAYYKKFGHIPGDKESESVSKTLEYAYDDWCIAQMAKGLNKTDDYKNFIQRAQYYKNVFDPGTKFMRAKWNGGWYKPFTPTEVNNNYTEGNSWQYSFYVPQDISTMMELYGGKEKFLEKLDSLFYGNYKLSGREQVDITGLIGQYAQGNEPSHHMAYLYDYAGKPWKTQELIHKIEKEMYLNTTDGLCGNEDCGQMSAWYVMSAMGFYHVCPGNLQFAIGTPVFSKVKIHLENGKTFTITSKNISPENFYIQSATLNGVNYNKSYFTYSDLMKGGNLELTMDSKPNKIWATNENDCPKTKIDDYPIALVPYFVADGKTFYDSIKVEIKTINNDQQIFYTLNGANPDSAGILYTKPLVVKNTTKIKAISKNKLQEKSFIIEANFIKITKGRSVKIISKYDPQYTAGGDEGLIDNIRGESDFRLGGWQGYQAQDFEAVVDLGKEQKVNKIAAGFLQDVRSWIVFPVEVEYSVSSDGKNFKDVETVKNIFPDNDYTPTIKDFSINVNLNCRYVKIKAKNYGKLPSWHLGAGGDAYIFTDEIIVE, from the coding sequence ATGAAAAAAAATATTCTTACAACAATTTTATTTTGTATTTCAATCTCTGTTTTTTCACAACAGAAAGATTACACCACTCTTGTAAATCCTTTTATTGGTACAGGTGGGCACGGGCACACATATCCGGGTGCTACCATGCCTTTCGGTATGGTGCAGCTAAGTCCCGATACTCGTTTAACAGGCTGGGATGGCTGTTCGGCTTATCATTATTCCGATAGTGTAATTTATGGTTTTTCGCATACACACCTCAATGGCACGGGTTGCAGCGATTACGGCGATGTGCTGTTAATGCCAATGAATGATAATTATAGTTTTAATAATGAAAATTATTCATGTTCTTTTTCTCATAAAAACGAATTTGCTTCTCCGGGTTATTACAAAGTAAAACTTGATAACGGAATTGATGTAGAATTAACGGCTTCGAATCGAGTTGGATTTCATAGATATATTTATCCGTCGAATAAAAATCCATATGTTATTCTTGATTTAAAACATCGCGATGAAGTTTTAGAATCGTATATTGAAGTCGTGAACGATACAATTATCAAAGGTTATAGAAGGTCGAAAGCATGGGCGGCCGACCAAAGATTATATTTTGTGATTCAATTTTCGAAACCTATTAAAGAATTTGGAATAGCTTTAAATGATACGCTACAAAAGAATTTGAAAAAAGTTGAAGGCAAAAATGTAAAAGCATATTTCTCTTTTAATAAAAAAGATAAAAATATTTTATTTGTAAAAGTTGGCATTTCTGCTGTAAGCACAGATGGCGCTTATAAAAATTTGAAAGCTGAAATTCCCGGATGGAATTTTGAAAAAATAAAAGAACTCGCTAAAAACGAGTGGAATAAAGAACTTGGAAAAGTTGAAGTAGAAGGTGGTACCAAGGACCAACAGATAGTTTTCTATTCAGCCATGTATCATGCATTCATCAATCCTAATTTATATATGGATGTTGACGGACAATATCTTGGAACGGATTTTAAAATTCATAAAGCTGAAGGATTTGATAATTACACGGTTTTTTCATTGTGGGATACTTATCGCGCAGCACATCCTTTGTATACAATTATTGACCAGAAAAGAACAAATGACTTTATAAATACATTTATCAACGAATATAAAAATGGCGGATTGCTGCCTATGTGGGAGCTTTCAGCCAATGAAACTTTTTGTATGATAGGTTATCATTCAATTCCTGTTATCGCCGATGCATACATAAAGGGAATAAAAAATTATGATACACTCGAAGCATTTAAAGCCATGAGAAGCAGCGCTGATGCTGACAGATTAGGTTTAGCATATTATAAAAAATTCGGACATATTCCCGGTGATAAAGAAAGCGAATCAGTTTCAAAAACATTGGAATACGCTTACGACGATTGGTGTATCGCCCAAATGGCAAAGGGTTTGAACAAAACCGATGATTATAAAAATTTTATTCAGCGTGCTCAATATTATAAAAATGTTTTCGATCCCGGTACAAAATTTATGCGCGCAAAATGGAATGGCGGTTGGTACAAACCTTTTACACCAACAGAAGTAAATAATAATTATACCGAAGGTAACAGTTGGCAATATTCATTTTATGTTCCGCAGGATATTTCAACAATGATGGAATTATATGGTGGAAAAGAGAAATTTTTAGAAAAACTAGATTCACTTTTTTATGGAAATTACAAATTAAGTGGTCGTGAACAGGTTGATATTACTGGGCTTATAGGGCAATACGCACAGGGGAATGAACCCAGCCATCATATGGCGTATTTGTATGATTATGCCGGAAAGCCTTGGAAGACGCAGGAATTGATTCATAAGATTGAAAAAGAAATGTATTTGAATACTACAGACGGACTTTGTGGTAATGAAGATTGCGGACAAATGTCGGCATGGTATGTTATGAGTGCAATGGGTTTTTACCATGTTTGCCCGGGTAACCTTCAATTTGCAATAGGAACACCTGTTTTCAGTAAAGTTAAGATTCATCTTGAAAACGGAAAAACATTTACGATAACTTCAAAAAATATTTCACCGGAAAACTTTTACATTCAGTCAGCTACGTTAAATGGTGTGAATTATAATAAATCATATTTCACGTATTCTGATTTGATGAAGGGTGGGAACTTAGAATTGACAATGGATAGCAAGCCAAACAAAATCTGGGCGACAAATGAAAATGATTGTCCGAAAACAAAAATTGATGATTATCCTATTGCACTTGTTCCATATTTTGTTGCCGATGGAAAAACTTTTTACGATTCAATAAAAGTTGAAATAAAAACCATAAATAATGATCAACAAATTTTTTACACACTTAATGGTGCAAACCCGGATTCAGCGGGCATTTTATATACCAAGCCTTTAGTGGTTAAAAACACAACGAAAATAAAAGCTATTTCAAAAAATAAATTGCAGGAAAAAAGTTTTATTATCGAAGCAAATTTTATAAAGATTACAAAAGGAAGAAGTGTAAAAATTATATCAAAATATGACCCACAATACACTGCCGGAGGTGATGAAGGCTTGATTGATAACATACGTGGTGAAAGCGATTTTCGTTTAGGGGGCTGGCAGGGCTACCAGGCACAGGACTTTGAAGCTGTTGTTGATTTGGGTAAAGAACAAAAAGTAAATAAAATTGCAGCCGGATTTTTACAGGATGTTCGATCATGGATTGTATTTCCTGTAGAAGTTGAATATTCCGTTTCATCTGATGGTAAGAATTTTAAGGATGTTGAAACAGTTAAAAATATTTTCCCGGATAATGACTATACCCCAACCATTAAAGATTTTTCGATAAATGTGAATTTGAATTGCCGCTATGTAAAAATCAAAGCCAAAAATTATGGAAAACTACCTTCGTGGCATTTAGGTGCTGGTGGTGATGCATACATTTTTACTGATGAAATTATTGTTGAATAA
- a CDS encoding glycoside hydrolase family 2 protein, with amino-acid sequence MKKRKLIFIFFLLFSFCLHAQEKIFSFQNWQFRRVNDSKWYSAAIPGTIHTDLFANKLIPDPFYGLNEFQLQWIEKNDWEYKCEFDVSKEVLNKNHINIVFEGLDTYAKVFLNDSLILVTDNMFRKWETDCKKFLKEKNNQLKIIFESAVNKGIQDSIKSKYILPGGIRVYTRKAQYQYGWDWSPRYVTCGIWKPIYFKVWDDIQIQDVFYNQKVVASNKANISTVIFATSDKFQDCKILIKEKKSGKIFLDSNITFAKGLNKIPVNFSIQNPKLWWCNGLGEPFLYHLELEIYQGKEKIYSDSTELGIRTIELVQQKDSLGKTFYFKLNGVPVFMKGVNYIPPDNFLPRVSKEKYEKIIDDAISSNMNMLRVWGGGAYEDDEFYRLCDEKGILIWQDFMFACAMYPADSAFLRNVEEEAIYQVKRLHNHPCIALWCGNNEISEGWFNWEWQKQYKYSEKDSLEIWNNYTLLFDTILKSVVKKYDAEKDYYPSSPKIGWGHNESLLEGDSHYWGVWWGMEPFETYEKKVGRFMSEYGFQAYPADETMQTYLDFSQKDTSSNPNAFWHDKHPRGFQTIDEYLLRDYYNIEKTNKALKQYTYLSQLAQAYGITKAVEAHRRAMPYCMGTLYWQMNDCWPGVSWSGIDYYGRWKALQYFVKKAYSNILVSVVEENKILKTFVVSDVQKNTNAKLKLFLSDFSGKKLWQKDTTVNIKSLSSACYYSVSLSSLISDSTLKKKIFFASELYVNDSLVSRAIHYFVSPKFLKLPNSRIEREINVSGHDIKVTLSSKNLSKNVFIKTDDADDKISDNYFDLLPGERKTIVISLSSKEKDFRKRKLIIEKFKN; translated from the coding sequence ATGAAAAAAAGAAAACTGATTTTTATTTTCTTTTTACTTTTCTCTTTCTGTCTGCATGCACAGGAAAAAATATTCTCATTCCAGAATTGGCAATTCCGAAGAGTCAATGACAGCAAGTGGTACAGCGCAGCTATCCCCGGAACTATCCACACCGATTTATTTGCAAACAAGTTAATTCCCGACCCGTTTTATGGTTTAAATGAATTTCAGCTTCAGTGGATTGAAAAAAATGATTGGGAATATAAATGTGAGTTTGATGTTTCAAAAGAAGTGTTAAATAAAAATCACATTAACATTGTTTTTGAGGGACTTGATACTTATGCAAAAGTTTTTCTGAACGATTCGTTGATACTTGTTACAGATAATATGTTCCGAAAATGGGAAACCGATTGCAAAAAATTTCTGAAAGAAAAAAATAACCAACTGAAAATTATTTTTGAATCGGCTGTAAATAAAGGAATTCAGGATTCGATAAAATCAAAATATATTTTACCCGGTGGAATTCGGGTATATACACGAAAAGCGCAGTATCAGTATGGCTGGGACTGGTCGCCGCGATATGTAACTTGTGGAATTTGGAAACCTATATATTTTAAAGTTTGGGACGATATTCAAATTCAAGATGTTTTTTATAATCAGAAAGTTGTTGCTTCAAATAAAGCAAATATTTCAACAGTAATTTTTGCAACATCCGATAAATTTCAGGATTGTAAAATTTTAATTAAAGAAAAAAAAAGCGGAAAAATTTTTCTTGATTCAAATATCACATTTGCCAAGGGTTTGAATAAGATTCCAGTAAATTTTTCAATTCAAAATCCAAAACTCTGGTGGTGTAATGGTTTAGGAGAACCTTTTCTGTATCATCTGGAACTTGAGATATATCAAGGGAAAGAGAAGATTTATTCAGATAGTACCGAATTAGGAATTCGTACAATTGAGCTGGTTCAACAAAAAGATTCGCTTGGAAAAACTTTTTATTTCAAACTTAATGGTGTTCCTGTTTTTATGAAGGGCGTGAATTATATTCCACCTGATAATTTTTTACCTCGCGTTTCGAAAGAGAAATATGAAAAAATAATTGACGATGCCATTTCGAGTAATATGAACATGCTGCGTGTATGGGGTGGCGGAGCTTATGAAGATGATGAATTTTACAGGCTTTGCGATGAAAAAGGAATTTTGATCTGGCAGGATTTTATGTTTGCTTGTGCTATGTATCCCGCTGATAGTGCCTTTTTGAGAAATGTTGAAGAAGAGGCAATATACCAGGTGAAACGCTTGCATAATCATCCCTGTATTGCGCTTTGGTGCGGAAACAATGAGATCAGCGAAGGTTGGTTTAACTGGGAATGGCAGAAACAATATAAATATTCAGAAAAAGATTCACTTGAAATTTGGAATAATTACACATTACTTTTCGATACCATTTTAAAAAGTGTTGTGAAAAAGTATGATGCAGAAAAGGATTATTATCCTTCATCTCCGAAAATTGGCTGGGGGCATAATGAAAGTTTGCTCGAAGGAGATTCGCACTACTGGGGCGTTTGGTGGGGAATGGAACCTTTTGAAACGTACGAAAAAAAAGTTGGAAGGTTCATGAGCGAGTACGGTTTTCAGGCATATCCGGCAGATGAGACCATGCAAACCTATCTTGATTTTTCACAGAAAGATACTTCATCAAATCCGAATGCATTCTGGCACGACAAGCATCCACGAGGGTTTCAAACCATTGATGAATATTTGTTGCGTGATTATTATAATATTGAAAAAACAAATAAAGCATTAAAGCAATACACTTATTTAAGTCAGCTTGCACAGGCTTATGGAATAACAAAGGCAGTTGAAGCGCATCGTCGTGCAATGCCTTACTGTATGGGTACATTATACTGGCAAATGAACGACTGCTGGCCGGGTGTATCATGGTCTGGAATTGATTATTACGGGCGATGGAAAGCCTTGCAGTATTTTGTAAAAAAAGCATATTCAAATATTTTGGTTTCGGTTGTCGAAGAAAATAAAATACTTAAAACCTTTGTTGTCTCTGACGTTCAGAAGAACACAAATGCTAAACTAAAATTATTTCTTTCTGATTTCTCAGGAAAAAAACTTTGGCAGAAAGACACAACAGTAAATATTAAATCATTATCTTCCGCTTGCTATTACAGCGTATCGCTTTCATCATTAATTTCTGATTCAACGTTAAAGAAAAAAATATTTTTCGCATCCGAGTTGTATGTCAATGATAGCTTGGTTTCCCGGGCAATTCATTATTTCGTTTCTCCGAAATTTTTAAAACTTCCAAACTCACGAATAGAACGCGAAATCAATGTTTCAGGACATGATATAAAAGTTACTTTATCATCAAAAAATTTATCAAAAAATGTTTTTATAAAAACTGATGATGCTGATGATAAAATTTCGGATAACTATTTTGATTTATTGCCGGGAGAAAGAAAAACGATAGTTATAAGTTTATCAAGCAAAGAAAAAGATTTCAGGAAAAGAAAATTAATTATAGAAAAATTTAAAAACTAA